One window of the Methylovirgula sp. HY1 genome contains the following:
- a CDS encoding efflux RND transporter periplasmic adaptor subunit, whose protein sequence is MKRVVLFTAVFLLLAGLIGGLAYVQFVFKPELIKGFIAKAAPPPASVAVVRARAETWAPRISAIGTFRAVQGVEVAPQVGGAITAIRVDSGQDVQAGAPLFDIDTSVEQADLLNNEATLINAQLAYDRQRKLTQTGNTTKANVDSAQAARDSAAAAVQRVKALIAQKHIVAPFAGRLGIRKVDLGQYVSPGTGLITLQNLDPIFVDFPVPEQSLAVLKRGQTVKVKVDAFPGRIFRGKVQTIDARVDQNTRSVLVRALFPNKDHALRPGMFANVDVIAGKPMAVVTLPRTAISYSLYGDAVFVVVPAEPKGGGAQASPLAGDIPYKVERRFVRTGDTRNERVAISFGVKPGEEVVSEGQLKLQSGARVRVNRKAGLVPPPVLPKE, encoded by the coding sequence ATGAAGCGCGTCGTTTTGTTCACTGCCGTCTTTCTGCTGCTTGCCGGGCTTATCGGCGGCCTCGCCTATGTTCAATTCGTCTTCAAGCCCGAACTGATCAAGGGCTTCATTGCCAAGGCAGCACCGCCGCCGGCGAGTGTCGCCGTTGTCCGCGCCCGCGCGGAGACATGGGCGCCGCGGATTTCCGCAATCGGAACGTTCCGCGCGGTGCAGGGTGTCGAGGTGGCGCCGCAAGTCGGGGGCGCCATCACAGCCATACGAGTCGATTCAGGTCAGGATGTGCAAGCCGGCGCGCCGCTCTTCGACATCGACACCTCGGTCGAGCAGGCCGATTTGCTCAATAACGAAGCGACGCTGATAAATGCCCAATTGGCATATGATCGCCAGCGCAAGCTTACGCAAACCGGCAACACCACCAAGGCCAATGTCGATTCCGCCCAGGCCGCACGCGACAGCGCCGCCGCGGCGGTTCAGCGCGTCAAAGCCTTGATCGCGCAAAAGCACATCGTCGCGCCCTTTGCCGGTCGGCTCGGCATCCGCAAGGTCGATCTCGGCCAATATGTCTCGCCCGGCACGGGCCTGATCACTTTGCAGAACCTAGATCCTATTTTCGTCGATTTTCCGGTGCCGGAACAGTCGCTGGCCGTGCTGAAGCGCGGCCAGACTGTCAAGGTCAAGGTGGATGCTTTTCCAGGTCGAATCTTTCGCGGCAAAGTGCAGACGATCGACGCGCGGGTCGATCAGAATACGCGCAGCGTGCTCGTCCGGGCGCTTTTTCCCAATAAAGACCACGCTTTGCGGCCAGGCATGTTCGCCAATGTCGATGTCATAGCGGGCAAGCCTATGGCGGTCGTCACCTTGCCACGCACGGCAATTAGTTATTCGCTCTATGGCGATGCCGTCTTCGTGGTGGTGCCGGCAGAGCCGAAGGGCGGCGGCGCGCAGGCTAGTCCGCTTGCCGGCGATATTCCGTATAAGGTTGAACGCCGTTTCGTGCGTACCGGCGATACGCGCAATGAACGCGTCGCAATCAGTTTCGGCGTGAAGCCGGGCGAAGAAGTGGTGAGCGAAGGTCAGTTGAAGCTGCAGTCGGGCGCACGCGTGCGCGTCAATCGCAAGGCCGGCCTCGTGCCTCCGCCCGTCTTGCCGAAGGAATAG
- a CDS encoding multidrug efflux RND transporter permease subunit, with the protein MSFTDIFIRRPVLASVVSLLILLVGAQAAFKLQIRQYPELSSTTITITTSYPGANADLIQGFITTPIAQAVASTEGIDTLVTNSQQNTSTVTLNLRLNANADRAVADVLSKVNQVKYILPREALDPVVVKQTGDSTALLYMSFNSDQLTSSQITDYLTRVVQPRLQTIDGVANAQILGGQTFAMRVWLDPNKMAARDITPKDVSAALAANNFTSAAGQVKNAFTQTSINALTSLDSAKAFGQLVVKTSGDSLIRLGNIATINLGPESADSSSTFDGLKAVFIGIYPTPSANPLDVISNVRKAFPELQRQLPAGLKAAIAYDATAFIRASIWEVAKTLGEAAIIVIVVIFLFLGNLRSTIIPIVTIPLSLVGVMILLLALGYSLNLLTLLAFVLAIGLVVDDAIVVVENIHRHIEEGLSPFDAALQGAREITGPVISMTITLAAVYAPIGFVSGLTGALFREFAFTLAGAVIVSGVIALTLSPMMCSRLLKPRSEGNRGFAGLLDRLFEGLRRFYMRRLHNTLNFRAVTVLVLVGVLALTAVMFMSTPKELAPEEDQGAIFALLKAPQYSNLDYMEKMTAQFTKAADSIPEKDHVFVINGSAGVHQGLAGLILKPWGDRKRNQKQILQELQPKLAQITSGTVIGFSPPSLPGSTGGPPVQFVLRTTGGYKQLAEVMAKLQAAAMKSGLFIFTDSDLKFDTPQIEFKIDADKANRLGINMQDIGTSLATLLGGNYVNRFNLYGRSYEVIPQVPRKYRENADWLTRYQVRTSSGALVPLSTVASVTTSVQPNSLPTFQQLNAATLQGVPFPGRTLGECISFLQQKAKELMPEGFTMDYQGESRQYVQEGNTLLITFVFALIIIFLVLAAQFESFRDPFIILIALPTSMFGAMLPLNLLGFMGAASLNIYSEIGLVTLIGLISKHGILMVEFANRLQDEEGLSRRAAIEQAAGVRLRPILMTTAAMVVAMIPLIIAEGAGARSRFAIGIVIASGMSIGTLFTLFVTPAIYTFVARDRSKAKRMDGDAAKHAPGVGDRAAAE; encoded by the coding sequence ATGTCCTTCACCGATATTTTTATTCGGCGACCGGTTCTGGCGAGTGTGGTCAGTCTCTTGATCCTGCTTGTCGGTGCGCAAGCCGCCTTCAAGCTGCAGATCCGGCAATATCCGGAACTGTCCTCGACGACGATTACCATCACGACGAGTTATCCCGGCGCCAATGCCGATCTCATCCAAGGCTTTATCACGACGCCGATCGCGCAGGCCGTTGCCAGCACTGAGGGCATCGATACGCTGGTCACCAATTCGCAGCAGAACACGTCGACGGTCACACTCAATCTGCGGCTCAACGCGAATGCCGATCGAGCCGTCGCCGACGTTCTTTCGAAGGTCAATCAGGTCAAATATATTCTGCCGCGCGAGGCGCTCGATCCGGTGGTCGTCAAGCAGACCGGCGATTCCACCGCGCTCCTCTATATGTCGTTCAACTCGGATCAACTCACGAGTTCTCAGATCACCGATTACCTGACCCGAGTCGTGCAGCCCAGGTTGCAGACGATCGACGGCGTCGCCAATGCGCAGATTCTCGGTGGCCAGACCTTCGCCATGCGCGTCTGGCTCGATCCCAACAAGATGGCGGCGCGCGACATCACGCCGAAAGACGTCAGCGCCGCGCTCGCGGCCAATAATTTCACTTCCGCCGCCGGGCAAGTCAAGAATGCCTTCACGCAGACGAGCATCAATGCGCTGACGTCGCTCGACTCGGCCAAAGCCTTTGGCCAGCTCGTGGTCAAGACGAGTGGCGATTCCCTGATCCGTCTCGGCAATATTGCGACGATCAATCTTGGTCCAGAATCGGCCGATTCGTCGTCCACTTTCGACGGGCTGAAGGCGGTCTTCATCGGCATCTATCCGACGCCCTCGGCTAATCCGCTCGACGTCATCTCCAATGTGCGCAAGGCCTTTCCCGAGCTGCAGCGGCAATTGCCCGCGGGCCTCAAGGCTGCGATCGCCTATGACGCGACGGCCTTCATCCGCGCATCGATTTGGGAAGTCGCCAAGACGCTCGGCGAAGCGGCGATCATTGTTATCGTCGTCATCTTTCTCTTTCTGGGCAATTTGCGTTCGACGATCATTCCGATCGTCACCATTCCGCTGTCGCTCGTCGGCGTGATGATCTTGCTGCTGGCGCTCGGCTATTCGCTCAATCTCTTGACCCTGCTTGCTTTCGTGCTGGCGATCGGCCTCGTGGTCGACGATGCGATCGTCGTCGTCGAAAACATCCACCGCCATATAGAAGAAGGTCTATCGCCTTTCGACGCTGCGCTGCAGGGGGCGCGCGAAATCACCGGTCCCGTCATTTCGATGACGATCACGTTGGCCGCCGTCTATGCGCCGATCGGCTTCGTCTCCGGCCTGACGGGCGCGCTCTTCCGTGAATTCGCTTTCACGCTGGCCGGCGCGGTTATCGTGTCGGGCGTCATCGCGTTGACGCTCTCGCCGATGATGTGCTCGCGGCTTTTGAAACCGAGGTCGGAGGGCAATCGCGGTTTTGCCGGGCTGCTCGATCGCTTGTTTGAAGGTCTGCGCCGATTCTATATGCGGCGTCTGCACAATACGTTGAACTTTCGCGCTGTAACCGTTCTCGTTCTAGTCGGCGTTCTGGCGCTGACGGCAGTCATGTTCATGTCGACGCCGAAGGAGCTCGCGCCGGAGGAAGATCAAGGCGCGATTTTCGCGCTGCTCAAGGCGCCGCAGTATTCGAACCTCGACTATATGGAGAAAATGACAGCCCAGTTCACCAAGGCTGCCGACTCGATTCCCGAGAAGGATCATGTCTTCGTCATCAATGGTTCCGCCGGGGTTCATCAGGGCCTTGCCGGCTTGATCTTGAAGCCATGGGGCGACCGCAAGCGTAATCAAAAGCAGATTCTGCAAGAGTTGCAGCCGAAGCTCGCGCAGATCACCAGCGGTACGGTCATCGGCTTTTCGCCGCCGTCTTTGCCGGGCTCGACCGGCGGCCCGCCGGTGCAATTCGTGCTGCGCACGACGGGCGGCTATAAGCAACTCGCCGAGGTGATGGCCAAGCTCCAGGCCGCGGCCATGAAGAGCGGTCTCTTCATATTCACCGACAGCGATCTCAAATTCGATACGCCGCAGATCGAATTCAAAATCGATGCCGATAAAGCCAATCGGCTCGGCATTAATATGCAGGATATCGGCACCTCTCTGGCGACGCTACTCGGCGGCAATTACGTCAATCGGTTCAATCTCTATGGCCGCAGCTACGAGGTGATTCCACAGGTGCCGCGGAAATATCGGGAAAATGCCGATTGGCTGACGCGCTACCAGGTCCGCACGTCAAGCGGCGCGCTCGTGCCGCTGTCGACCGTCGCTTCAGTGACGACGAGCGTGCAGCCAAACAGCTTGCCGACTTTCCAGCAGTTGAATGCCGCGACTCTGCAAGGCGTGCCGTTCCCAGGCCGCACCCTCGGCGAATGCATCAGCTTCCTGCAGCAGAAGGCGAAGGAGCTGATGCCGGAAGGCTTCACGATGGATTATCAAGGCGAGAGCCGACAATATGTCCAGGAAGGCAATACGCTGCTTATCACTTTCGTCTTCGCGCTGATCATCATCTTCCTTGTGCTCGCAGCGCAGTTCGAAAGCTTCCGCGATCCCTTCATCATTCTGATTGCTTTGCCGACTTCCATGTTCGGCGCGATGCTGCCGCTGAATCTGCTGGGGTTCATGGGCGCCGCGAGTTTGAATATTTATTCGGAGATCGGCCTCGTCACCTTGATCGGCCTCATTTCGAAGCACGGCATTCTGATGGTGGAATTCGCCAATCGTCTTCAGGACGAAGAAGGGCTGTCGCGACGCGCGGCGATCGAACAGGCGGCGGGCGTCCGGTTGCGCCCGATCCTCATGACGACGGCAGCGATGGTCGTTGCGATGATCCCGCTCATCATCGCCGAGGGTGCCGGCGCGCGCAGCCGCTTCGCGATCGGCATCGTCATCGCCTCCGGCATGAGCATCGGCACGCTGTTCACGCTCTTTGTCACCCCGGCGATCTATACGTTCGTCGCCCGAGACCGGAGCAAAGCGAAGCGTATGGATGGCGATGCCGCAAAGCATGCGCCCGGCGTTGGGGATCGCGCCGCGGCCGAGTGA
- the arsB gene encoding ACR3 family arsenite efflux transporter, which yields MSIFERYLTLWVALCMAAGIGLGRLVPVPFHFLGAAEIANVNLPIALLIWLMIIPMLMKINFAALGEVKKHWRGISVTLIVNWAVKPFSMAALAWLFIGLLFRPLLPAAQIDSYIAGLILLAAAPCTAMVFVWSNLCDGEPHFTLSQVALNDTIMVFAFAPIVGLLLGLSAITVPWQTLFLSVSLYIVVPVALAQFLRARVIARSGEPGLYQLLNKFAPLSLVALLATLVLLFGLQGEEIIAHPLVIALLAVPILIQVYFNAGLAYLLNRFAGEAHCVAAPSALIGASNFFELAVAAAISLFGFQSGAALATVVGVLIEVPVMLSVVKIVRLTKPWYERGQSGCNAATPPKPLIS from the coding sequence ATGTCCATATTCGAACGCTATTTGACCCTTTGGGTCGCGCTCTGCATGGCGGCCGGCATCGGCCTCGGCCGTCTTGTCCCGGTCCCCTTCCATTTCCTCGGCGCTGCTGAAATCGCCAACGTCAATCTGCCGATCGCGTTGTTGATCTGGCTCATGATCATTCCCATGCTCATGAAGATCAACTTCGCAGCGCTCGGCGAGGTGAAGAAACATTGGCGCGGCATTTCCGTCACGCTGATCGTCAATTGGGCCGTCAAGCCCTTCTCGATGGCGGCGCTCGCGTGGCTCTTCATCGGGCTTTTGTTCAGGCCGCTTCTGCCGGCCGCGCAGATCGACAGCTATATCGCCGGCCTCATTCTGCTCGCCGCGGCGCCCTGCACGGCGATGGTCTTCGTCTGGAGCAATCTCTGCGACGGCGAGCCGCATTTCACCTTGAGCCAAGTCGCCTTGAACGACACGATCATGGTCTTTGCCTTTGCGCCCATCGTCGGCCTGTTGCTCGGCCTGTCAGCCATCACAGTGCCTTGGCAGACGCTGTTTTTGTCGGTCTCGCTCTATATCGTCGTGCCGGTCGCCTTGGCGCAATTTCTCCGGGCGCGCGTGATTGCGCGCAGCGGCGAACCGGGCCTTTATCAGCTTCTCAATAAATTCGCGCCGCTGTCACTCGTGGCGCTGCTCGCCACTCTGGTCCTGCTTTTTGGCTTGCAAGGCGAAGAGATCATCGCGCATCCCCTGGTCATCGCGCTGCTCGCCGTGCCGATCCTTATCCAGGTCTATTTCAATGCCGGCCTCGCCTATCTGCTTAACCGCTTCGCGGGCGAGGCCCATTGCGTCGCAGCGCCTTCGGCACTCATCGGCGCGAGCAATTTCTTCGAGCTCGCGGTGGCGGCGGCAATCAGCCTATTCGGCTTTCAATCGGGCGCCGCGCTCGCAACCGTCGTCGGCGTGCTGATCGAAGTGCCGGTGATGCTCTCAGTGGTAAAGATCGTCCGCCTGACCAAGCCCTGGTATGAGCGCGGCCAAAGCGGCTGCAACGCCGCCACGCCGCCGAAGCCTTTGATCTCCTAA
- a CDS encoding metalloregulator ArsR/SmtB family transcription factor — protein MITPEKLEGPDAIALLSALAQPSRLEIFRLLVRYLPYGLPAGDIARLLAIPHNTLSTHLAVLEQAQLVLSRRDGRSIIYVAHRNRALALTAFLLADCCSMSHQACELADTAEATPPFPAKREEPTSGRIRNVLVLCTGNSARSILAEALLNREGRDRIRAFSAGSQPKDAPNPYALALLNELGYDTSSFRSKSWSEFAGPEAPQMDFIITVCDSAAGESCPHWPGHPLVAHWGITDPAGVEGSDAEKRAAFMETYRRLAARVTAFVNLDMDGLDLPTLKQQLAAIGSMDGATEMALLRSKAA, from the coding sequence ATGATCACCCCAGAAAAACTCGAAGGGCCGGACGCGATTGCGCTGCTCAGCGCTTTGGCGCAACCGTCGCGACTCGAAATCTTTCGCCTTCTCGTGCGCTATCTCCCCTATGGTCTCCCGGCCGGCGATATCGCACGGCTTCTCGCTATTCCGCACAATACGCTTTCGACGCATTTGGCCGTGCTCGAACAAGCGCAACTCGTGCTGTCACGCCGCGACGGCCGATCCATCATCTATGTCGCCCATCGCAATCGCGCGCTCGCGCTCACCGCGTTTCTTCTCGCCGATTGCTGCAGCATGTCCCATCAAGCCTGCGAACTTGCCGATACGGCCGAAGCGACGCCGCCTTTTCCAGCCAAGCGTGAGGAGCCCACATCCGGCAGAATCAGGAATGTGCTCGTGCTTTGCACTGGTAATTCGGCGCGCTCCATCCTTGCTGAAGCCTTGTTGAACCGGGAAGGCCGAGACCGCATTCGCGCTTTTTCCGCCGGCAGTCAGCCAAAAGATGCGCCAAACCCCTATGCGCTCGCCTTGCTCAACGAGCTCGGCTACGACACCTCCAGCTTCCGTTCGAAGAGCTGGAGCGAATTCGCCGGTCCCGAAGCGCCGCAGATGGATTTCATCATCACGGTCTGCGATTCCGCCGCGGGCGAAAGCTGCCCGCATTGGCCCGGCCACCCGCTCGTCGCCCATTGGGGCATCACCGATCCAGCCGGAGTGGAGGGCAGCGATGCGGAAAAGCGCGCCGCCTTCATGGAAACCTATCGTCGGCTTGCGGCACGCGTCACGGCCTTCGTCAACCTCGATATGGACGGGCTTGATCTTCCGACCTTAAAGCAGCAGCTCGCCGCGATCGGCAGCATGGACGGCGCCACCGAAATGGCATTGCTGCGCAGCAAAGCGGCCTGA
- a CDS encoding arsenate reductase ArsC — protein MDTSIDKEKPFTVLFLCTGNSARSIMAEAILNQRSHGHFQAFSAGSQPKREVNPYAIATLEKAGLPTQGLRAKSWDEFAQPGAPTLDFVFTLCDDAAGEACPHWPGQPMTAHWGLPDPAAVTGNEAIKNLAFADALRMLGNRIGIFTALPLRSLDRLSLQNRLDAIGKTVPSKESA, from the coding sequence ATGGACACGTCAATCGACAAGGAAAAGCCCTTCACCGTCCTCTTCCTCTGCACCGGCAATTCGGCCCGCTCCATCATGGCGGAAGCGATCCTTAACCAGCGCAGCCACGGCCATTTTCAAGCCTTTAGCGCCGGCTCGCAGCCGAAACGCGAGGTCAATCCTTATGCGATCGCCACGCTGGAGAAGGCCGGGCTCCCCACGCAAGGGCTGCGGGCGAAGAGCTGGGACGAATTTGCCCAGCCGGGCGCGCCGACGCTCGATTTCGTTTTTACGCTTTGTGATGATGCCGCAGGCGAGGCCTGCCCGCATTGGCCCGGCCAGCCAATGACAGCGCATTGGGGCCTGCCCGACCCAGCCGCCGTCACCGGCAATGAAGCGATCAAAAATCTGGCCTTCGCCGATGCGCTGCGCATGCTTGGCAATCGGATTGGCATTTTCACGGCTTTGCCGTTACGCAGCCTCGATCGGCTGTCCCTGCAGAACCGTCTCGACGCGATCGGCAAGACCGTGCCCAGCAAAGAATCCGCGTGA
- a CDS encoding arsenate reductase ArsC — translation MNSEMEKAKPFNVLFLCTGNSARSIMAEAILSWHGQGRFNAFSAGSDPAHEVNPYALAALHNAGIPADGLHAKSWNEFTGPDAPELDFVFTLCDSMAGEICPQWPGRPMTSHWGIPDPAVATGGEVMKHLAFADTFRMLSNQIGVFCALPLGGFDRHPLQTRLDTLGGIIGKSAAA, via the coding sequence ATGAACAGCGAAATGGAAAAGGCAAAGCCTTTCAATGTTCTCTTTCTCTGCACAGGCAATTCGGCGCGTTCGATCATGGCCGAAGCCATATTGAGCTGGCATGGGCAAGGCAGGTTCAATGCCTTCAGCGCCGGCTCCGATCCCGCGCATGAGGTCAATCCTTATGCGCTCGCAGCGCTGCATAATGCAGGCATCCCCGCGGATGGCCTTCACGCGAAGAGCTGGAATGAATTTACCGGTCCCGATGCCCCCGAACTCGACTTCGTCTTCACACTTTGCGACAGCATGGCGGGCGAGATCTGCCCGCAATGGCCCGGTCGGCCGATGACCTCACATTGGGGCATCCCCGATCCAGCAGTCGCCACGGGCGGCGAAGTGATGAAACATCTGGCCTTCGCCGATACGTTTAGAATGCTGAGCAATCAGATCGGCGTTTTCTGTGCCCTGCCCTTGGGTGGATTCGACCGACATCCGCTTCAGACGCGCCTCGACACGCTTGGCGGGATCATTGGAAAATCCGCCGCCGCGTGA
- the arsH gene encoding arsenical resistance protein ArsH: MPDLAALQPPRLAHRPRILLLHGSLRERSYSRFLMQEAARLLETFGAETRFFDPSGLPLPDDADPGHPKVQELRNLSIWSEGQVWSSPERHGAMTGIMKAQIDWIPLEVGAVRPTQGKTLAVMQVSGGSQSFNAVNQMRVLGRWMRMLTIPNQSSVAKAYEQFDEAGRMQPSPYYDRLVDVMEELMKFTLLTRGVSDYLTSRYSERKEAAEKAAARVAQGAM, translated from the coding sequence ATGCCCGACCTGGCAGCTTTGCAGCCGCCGCGTCTCGCGCATCGGCCGCGCATTCTGTTGCTCCATGGTTCGCTGCGGGAGCGGTCCTATAGCCGCTTTCTGATGCAAGAGGCGGCGCGTCTGCTCGAAACTTTCGGCGCCGAGACACGTTTCTTCGATCCGAGCGGATTGCCGCTGCCCGATGATGCCGACCCTGGGCATCCGAAAGTCCAAGAGCTGCGAAATCTGTCGATTTGGTCGGAGGGACAGGTCTGGTCGAGCCCCGAACGGCATGGCGCCATGACCGGTATCATGAAGGCGCAGATCGACTGGATTCCGCTCGAGGTCGGTGCGGTCCGCCCGACTCAAGGCAAGACGCTGGCCGTGATGCAGGTCAGCGGCGGGTCGCAATCCTTCAATGCCGTCAATCAGATGCGCGTGCTCGGCCGATGGATGCGGATGCTCACCATCCCCAACCAGTCTTCCGTCGCCAAAGCCTATGAGCAATTCGACGAGGCCGGGCGGATGCAGCCTTCGCCTTATTACGACCGGCTCGTCGATGTGATGGAGGAGCTGATGAAATTCACGCTTCTCACCCGCGGGGTGTCAGATTACCTGACGAGCCGCTATAGCGAACGCAAAGAGGCGGCGGAAAAGGCGGCGGCGCGGGTCGCGCAAGGCGCAATGTGA
- a CDS encoding peptide chain release factor 3, with translation MMIPDQVARRRTFAIISHPDAGKTTLTEKLLLFGGAIQLAGEVRAKANRRQTRSDWMGIERERGISVVTSVMTFEYDGCVYNLLDTPGHEDFSEDTYRTLTAVDSAIMVIDAAKGIEARTRKLFEVCRLRDIPIVTFINKLDRETRDPFDLLDEIEKTLALDVAPVTWPLGRGRDFAGTYDLRRNLARRVDSDSAPTEVTGPDDPFIKGLLPPDVFAETRDQIELAREALKPFDRQAFLEGHLTPVFFGSALRNFGVRDLIDALGQFAPPPHGLDAASRRVEAEEPKLTGFIFKIQANMDPNHRDRIAFLRICSGRLARGMKVKLVRTAKNIALNTPQFFFAQDRQLAEEAFAGDVVGIPNHGTLRIGDTLTEGEDLVFRGVPSFAPEILRRVKIGDAMKAKKLREALQQMAEEGVVQLFLPNDGSGAMVGVVGALQLDVLAERLSAEYGLDVTFESSRFELARWVEAENAVELEKFTRAYPSSMALDLDHAPVYLAASAWDLRYEQEKWPQIRFTDVKDYQKSAA, from the coding sequence ATGATGATCCCTGATCAGGTCGCGCGCCGGCGCACCTTTGCCATTATCTCCCACCCTGACGCGGGCAAGACGACGCTTACCGAAAAGCTGCTGCTTTTCGGCGGCGCCATCCAGCTTGCCGGCGAAGTGCGCGCCAAGGCCAATCGGCGCCAGACCCGTTCGGATTGGATGGGGATCGAGCGCGAGCGCGGCATTTCGGTCGTCACCTCGGTGATGACCTTCGAATATGACGGCTGCGTCTACAATCTTCTCGACACGCCGGGCCATGAGGACTTTTCGGAAGATACCTATCGCACGCTGACCGCGGTCGATTCGGCGATCATGGTGATCGATGCGGCGAAGGGCATCGAGGCGCGGACACGAAAACTCTTCGAAGTGTGCCGGCTACGCGATATTCCGATCGTCACTTTCATCAATAAGCTCGATCGCGAGACGCGTGATCCTTTCGATCTCCTCGACGAGATCGAAAAGACTCTGGCCCTCGATGTCGCCCCGGTCACCTGGCCGCTCGGGCGCGGCCGCGATTTCGCCGGCACTTATGATCTGCGCCGAAATCTCGCGCGCCGCGTCGATTCCGACAGCGCGCCGACCGAAGTTACCGGCCCGGACGATCCTTTCATCAAGGGCCTGCTGCCGCCCGATGTCTTTGCCGAGACGCGCGATCAGATCGAACTCGCGCGGGAAGCGTTGAAACCCTTCGATCGCCAGGCCTTTCTGGAAGGCCATTTGACACCGGTCTTCTTCGGCAGCGCCTTGCGCAATTTTGGCGTTCGCGATCTCATCGATGCGCTGGGCCAATTCGCGCCGCCGCCGCATGGATTGGATGCGGCGTCGCGCCGGGTCGAGGCGGAGGAACCCAAGCTTACCGGTTTCATCTTCAAGATCCAGGCGAATATGGACCCCAATCACCGCGATCGCATCGCCTTCTTACGCATCTGCTCCGGCAGGTTGGCGCGCGGCATGAAGGTCAAACTCGTGCGTACGGCGAAAAACATCGCGCTCAACACGCCGCAGTTCTTCTTCGCTCAGGATCGGCAACTCGCCGAAGAGGCGTTTGCCGGCGATGTCGTGGGTATTCCCAATCACGGCACTTTGCGGATTGGCGATACTTTGACGGAAGGCGAAGACCTCGTCTTTCGCGGCGTGCCCAGTTTTGCCCCCGAGATTTTGCGCCGCGTGAAAATCGGCGACGCGATGAAGGCGAAGAAATTGCGCGAGGCGTTGCAACAAATGGCGGAAGAAGGCGTCGTGCAGCTGTTTCTGCCCAATGACGGATCCGGCGCCATGGTTGGCGTCGTCGGCGCGCTGCAGTTGGACGTTCTGGCCGAGCGGCTGTCCGCCGAATATGGCCTCGATGTCACTTTCGAAAGTTCGCGTTTCGAACTGGCCCGCTGGGTCGAGGCGGAAAATGCGGTGGAACTGGAGAAATTTACCCGCGCCTATCCGAGCTCCATGGCTCTCGATCTCGATCATGCGCCGGTCTATCTCGCGGCATCGGCCTGGGACCTGCGCTATGAGCAGGAAAAATGGCCGCAGATCCGCTTTACCGATGTGAAGGATTATCAGAAATCGGCGGCGTGA